The following proteins are co-located in the Malus sylvestris chromosome 13, drMalSylv7.2, whole genome shotgun sequence genome:
- the LOC126596160 gene encoding protein BLISTER-like isoform X14 has translation MSEVKLHGAWPSPFSCRVIWALKLKGIPYDNIEEDLPNNKSPQLLKYNPVHKKIPVLVHGEKPICESMVIVEYIEETWPQKPLLPTDPYERATARFWVKFAEDKGPAIWMVFRTTGEEQEKAKKDSLEMLRTIEDHAAGTLGKKKFFGGDNIGIVDIAFGGIAHWFGVIEDVVEVRLFEAKEFPRLYAWTNDFKQVPAIKENLPDRHKLLLLFKQVLPNSRKQDLLEAGKHRLEEFQKKKAAERAKKASSTSQINASEVRTNEKQSLETELVRVTVSDGAEKISPQNSVSALLPSEARFVSTASGGPTPSSLYEGTVSQQAEPEESFMSNNLKSIGMNILCSSPFHKPSMDDDTVRPFSKFETGAPHAFEPSVKSSLSPNASMDQQRAIVEGNSIQRKHEFYSPNQNEDFSALEQHIEDLTQDKFSLQHVLEASHALAESLAAENSSLTESYNQQRSIVDQLKSDLENIQEEINHQLVELDAVRNEYANAQLECNAADEHSKLLASEIIGLEKKALRLRSSELKLETQMENAQAEISSYKKKMASLEKDRSDLQSTINALQEVSNGERRVDRVFGIGVISMFQAEVVERVLGWIMKLFPGGPSKRRTSKLL, from the exons ATGTCTGAAGTGAAGCTACATGGAGCATGGCCTAGTCCTTTTAGTTGCAGGGTGATATGGGCTTTGAAGCTGAAAGGCATACCATATGATAACATAGAGGAAGATCTTCCCAACAACAAAAGTCCTCAACTTCTCAAGTACAATCCAGTTCACAAGAAAATCCCAGTGCTCGTCCATGGCGAAAAGCCGATCTGTGAGTCCATGGTCATCGTAGAATACATAGAAGAAACATGGCCACAGAAACCATTGTTGCCCACTGACCCTTATGAGAGAGCAACGGCTCGCTTCTGGGTTAAGTTTGCTGAAGACAAG GGCCCTGCGATTTGGATGGTCTTCCGAACCACCGGCGAAGAGCAAGAGAAGGCCAAGAAAGATAGCTTAGAGATGCTGAGAACTATAGAAGATCACGCAGCTGGTACTCTTGGAAAAAAGAAGTTTTTCGGCGGAGACAACATTGGAATAGTGGACATTGCCTTTGGAGGAATTGCTCATTGGTTTGGAGTCATCGAAGACGTGGTTGAGGTGAGGTTATTCGAGGCCAAAGAATTTCCTCGTTTGTACGCATGGACTAACGACTTCAAACAAGTGCCTGCAATCAAAGAAAATCTTCCCGATCGTCATAAATTGTTGCTCCTCTTCAAGCAG GTATTGCCCAACTCGCGAAAGCAGGATCTTTTGGAAGCTGGCAAGCACCGG CTAGAGGAGTTTCAGAAGAAAAAAGCAGCAGAGAGAGCTAAGAAGGCTTCATCCACTAGCCAAATCAATGCCTCTGAAGTTAGGACAAATGAGAAACAGTCTCTAGAAACTGAACTTGTACGAGTTACAGTCTCTGATGGTGCTG AAAAAATCTCACCTCAGAACTCTGTCAGCGCATTGCTACCAAGTGAGGCCAGGTTTGTCAGCACGGCATCTGGTGGCCCTACACCATCTTCACTTTATGAAG GCACTGTTTCTCAACAAGCTGAACCGGAAGAGTCATTTATGTCCAACaatttaaaatcaattggcatGAATATTCTATGTTCATCGCCTTTCCACAAGCCATCTATGGATGATGATACTGTGAGACCCTTTTCAAAGTTTGAAACTGGTGCACCTCATGCATTTGAGCCTTCTGTGAAGTCTTCACTTTCTCCTAATGCTTCGATGGACCAGCAGAGAGCAATAGTTGAGGGGAATAGCATACAGAGAAAACATGAATTTTATTCTCCTAATCAGAATGAGGATTTTTCTGCTTTGGAACAG CATATTGAAGATTTGACACAAGACAAGTTCTCTTTGCAACATGTACTCGAGGCTTCACATGCTTTAGCAGAgtcattggctgctgaaaatTCTTCTTTGACAGAGAGTTATAACCAACAG AGAAGCATTGTCGATCAACTAAAATCTGACTTGGAAAATATACAGGAGGAAATCAATCACCAGCTG GTGGAACTTGATGCAGTCAGAAATGAATATGCAAATGCACAGTTAGAATGTAATGCAGCCGATGAACATTCCAAGCTATTGGCATCCGAAATTATTGGATTAGAGAAGAAG GCACTAAGACTAAGGTCCAGTGAGCTAAAGCTGGAGACTCAAATGGAGAACGCACAAGCTGAAATCTCTTCATACAA GAAAAAGATGGCCAGCCTAGAAAAAGATCGTTCAGATTTGCAGTCAACTATCAATGCTCTTCAGGAAG
- the LOC126596160 gene encoding protein BLISTER-like isoform X4 → MSEVKLHGAWPSPFSCRVIWALKLKGIPYDNIEEDLPNNKSPQLLKYNPVHKKIPVLVHGEKPICESMVIVEYIEETWPQKPLLPTDPYERATARFWVKFAEDKGPAIWMVFRTTGEEQEKAKKDSLEMLRTIEDHAAGTLGKKKFFGGDNIGIVDIAFGGIAHWFGVIEDVVEVRLFEAKEFPRLYAWTNDFKQVPAIKENLPDRHKLLLLFKQVLPNSRKQDLLEAGKHRLEEFQKKKAAERAKKASSTSQINASEVRTNEKQSLETELVRVTVSDGAEKISPQNSVSALLPSEARFVSTASGGPTPSSLYEDLVAPSTSISGLASEVGKNICGSNEDFSDSPTFEFGKGKLSSFGSNFSNGQSAPVQTYESMGFGSDSRCSSNHASLYSVTAETNSRRSCPSFLDYLNVSKTCSGTVSQQAEPEESFMSNNLKSIGMNILCSSPFHKPSMDDDTVRPFSKFETGAPHAFEPSVKSSLSPNASMDQQRAIVEGNSIQRKHEFYSPNQNEDFSALEQHIEDLTQDKFSLQHVLEASHALAESLAAENSSLTESYNQQRSIVDQLKSDLENIQEEINHQLVELDAVRNEYANAQLECNAADEHSKLLASEIIGLEKKALRLRSSELKLETQMENAQAEISSYKKKMASLEKDRSDLQSTINALQEVSNGERRVDRVFGIGVISMFQAEVIQLKHNRRSD, encoded by the exons ATGTCTGAAGTGAAGCTACATGGAGCATGGCCTAGTCCTTTTAGTTGCAGGGTGATATGGGCTTTGAAGCTGAAAGGCATACCATATGATAACATAGAGGAAGATCTTCCCAACAACAAAAGTCCTCAACTTCTCAAGTACAATCCAGTTCACAAGAAAATCCCAGTGCTCGTCCATGGCGAAAAGCCGATCTGTGAGTCCATGGTCATCGTAGAATACATAGAAGAAACATGGCCACAGAAACCATTGTTGCCCACTGACCCTTATGAGAGAGCAACGGCTCGCTTCTGGGTTAAGTTTGCTGAAGACAAG GGCCCTGCGATTTGGATGGTCTTCCGAACCACCGGCGAAGAGCAAGAGAAGGCCAAGAAAGATAGCTTAGAGATGCTGAGAACTATAGAAGATCACGCAGCTGGTACTCTTGGAAAAAAGAAGTTTTTCGGCGGAGACAACATTGGAATAGTGGACATTGCCTTTGGAGGAATTGCTCATTGGTTTGGAGTCATCGAAGACGTGGTTGAGGTGAGGTTATTCGAGGCCAAAGAATTTCCTCGTTTGTACGCATGGACTAACGACTTCAAACAAGTGCCTGCAATCAAAGAAAATCTTCCCGATCGTCATAAATTGTTGCTCCTCTTCAAGCAG GTATTGCCCAACTCGCGAAAGCAGGATCTTTTGGAAGCTGGCAAGCACCGG CTAGAGGAGTTTCAGAAGAAAAAAGCAGCAGAGAGAGCTAAGAAGGCTTCATCCACTAGCCAAATCAATGCCTCTGAAGTTAGGACAAATGAGAAACAGTCTCTAGAAACTGAACTTGTACGAGTTACAGTCTCTGATGGTGCTG AAAAAATCTCACCTCAGAACTCTGTCAGCGCATTGCTACCAAGTGAGGCCAGGTTTGTCAGCACGGCATCTGGTGGCCCTACACCATCTTCACTTTATGAAG ACTTGGTTGCACCCAGTACCAGCATAAGTGGGTTAGCTTCTGAAGTTGGTAAAAACATCTGTGGTAGTAATGAGGACTTTAGTGATTCTCCAACTTTTGAATTTGGGAAAGGAAAGCTTAGCAGCTTCGGCAGTAACTTTTCTAATGGGCAGAGTGCACCAGTCCAAACATATGAATCTATGGGTTTTGGATCTGATTCCAGATGTTCCTCCAATCATGCATCATTGTATTCAGTTACAGCTGAAACTAATTCTCGGAGATCTTGTCCATCCTTCCTTGATTATCTTAATGTATCTAAAACTTGTTCAGGCACTGTTTCTCAACAAGCTGAACCGGAAGAGTCATTTATGTCCAACaatttaaaatcaattggcatGAATATTCTATGTTCATCGCCTTTCCACAAGCCATCTATGGATGATGATACTGTGAGACCCTTTTCAAAGTTTGAAACTGGTGCACCTCATGCATTTGAGCCTTCTGTGAAGTCTTCACTTTCTCCTAATGCTTCGATGGACCAGCAGAGAGCAATAGTTGAGGGGAATAGCATACAGAGAAAACATGAATTTTATTCTCCTAATCAGAATGAGGATTTTTCTGCTTTGGAACAG CATATTGAAGATTTGACACAAGACAAGTTCTCTTTGCAACATGTACTCGAGGCTTCACATGCTTTAGCAGAgtcattggctgctgaaaatTCTTCTTTGACAGAGAGTTATAACCAACAG AGAAGCATTGTCGATCAACTAAAATCTGACTTGGAAAATATACAGGAGGAAATCAATCACCAGCTG GTGGAACTTGATGCAGTCAGAAATGAATATGCAAATGCACAGTTAGAATGTAATGCAGCCGATGAACATTCCAAGCTATTGGCATCCGAAATTATTGGATTAGAGAAGAAG GCACTAAGACTAAGGTCCAGTGAGCTAAAGCTGGAGACTCAAATGGAGAACGCACAAGCTGAAATCTCTTCATACAA GAAAAAGATGGCCAGCCTAGAAAAAGATCGTTCAGATTTGCAGTCAACTATCAATGCTCTTCAGGAAG
- the LOC126596160 gene encoding protein BLISTER-like isoform X12 codes for MSEVKLHGAWPSPFSCRVIWALKLKGIPYDNIEEDLPNNKSPQLLKYNPVHKKIPVLVHGEKPICESMVIVEYIEETWPQKPLLPTDPYERATARFWVKFAEDKGPAIWMVFRTTGEEQEKAKKDSLEMLRTIEDHAAGTLGKKKFFGGDNIGIVDIAFGGIAHWFGVIEDVVEVRLFEAKEFPRLYAWTNDFKQVPAIKENLPDRHKLLLLFKQVLPNSRKQDLLEAGKHRLEEFQKKKAAERAKKASSTSQINASEVRTNEKQSLETELVRVTVSDGAEKISPQNSVSALLPSEARFVSTASGGPTPSSLYEDLVAPSTSISGLASEVGKNICGSNEDFSDSPTFEFGKGKLSSFGSNFSNGQSAPVQTYESMGFGSDSRCSSNHASLYSVTAETNSRRSCPSFLDYLNVSKTCSGTVSQQAEPEESFMSNNLKSIGMNILCSSPFHKPSMDDDTVRPFSKFETGAPHAFEPSVKSSLSPNASMDQQRAIVEGNSIQRKHEFYSPNQNEDFSALEQHIEDLTQDKFSLQHVLEASHALAESLAAENSSLTESYNQQRSIVDQLKSDLENIQEEINHQLVELDAVRNEYANAQLECNAADEHSKLLASEIIGLEKKALRLRSSELKLETQMENAQAEISSYKKKMASLEKDRSDLQSTINALQEVG; via the exons ATGTCTGAAGTGAAGCTACATGGAGCATGGCCTAGTCCTTTTAGTTGCAGGGTGATATGGGCTTTGAAGCTGAAAGGCATACCATATGATAACATAGAGGAAGATCTTCCCAACAACAAAAGTCCTCAACTTCTCAAGTACAATCCAGTTCACAAGAAAATCCCAGTGCTCGTCCATGGCGAAAAGCCGATCTGTGAGTCCATGGTCATCGTAGAATACATAGAAGAAACATGGCCACAGAAACCATTGTTGCCCACTGACCCTTATGAGAGAGCAACGGCTCGCTTCTGGGTTAAGTTTGCTGAAGACAAG GGCCCTGCGATTTGGATGGTCTTCCGAACCACCGGCGAAGAGCAAGAGAAGGCCAAGAAAGATAGCTTAGAGATGCTGAGAACTATAGAAGATCACGCAGCTGGTACTCTTGGAAAAAAGAAGTTTTTCGGCGGAGACAACATTGGAATAGTGGACATTGCCTTTGGAGGAATTGCTCATTGGTTTGGAGTCATCGAAGACGTGGTTGAGGTGAGGTTATTCGAGGCCAAAGAATTTCCTCGTTTGTACGCATGGACTAACGACTTCAAACAAGTGCCTGCAATCAAAGAAAATCTTCCCGATCGTCATAAATTGTTGCTCCTCTTCAAGCAG GTATTGCCCAACTCGCGAAAGCAGGATCTTTTGGAAGCTGGCAAGCACCGG CTAGAGGAGTTTCAGAAGAAAAAAGCAGCAGAGAGAGCTAAGAAGGCTTCATCCACTAGCCAAATCAATGCCTCTGAAGTTAGGACAAATGAGAAACAGTCTCTAGAAACTGAACTTGTACGAGTTACAGTCTCTGATGGTGCTG AAAAAATCTCACCTCAGAACTCTGTCAGCGCATTGCTACCAAGTGAGGCCAGGTTTGTCAGCACGGCATCTGGTGGCCCTACACCATCTTCACTTTATGAAG ACTTGGTTGCACCCAGTACCAGCATAAGTGGGTTAGCTTCTGAAGTTGGTAAAAACATCTGTGGTAGTAATGAGGACTTTAGTGATTCTCCAACTTTTGAATTTGGGAAAGGAAAGCTTAGCAGCTTCGGCAGTAACTTTTCTAATGGGCAGAGTGCACCAGTCCAAACATATGAATCTATGGGTTTTGGATCTGATTCCAGATGTTCCTCCAATCATGCATCATTGTATTCAGTTACAGCTGAAACTAATTCTCGGAGATCTTGTCCATCCTTCCTTGATTATCTTAATGTATCTAAAACTTGTTCAGGCACTGTTTCTCAACAAGCTGAACCGGAAGAGTCATTTATGTCCAACaatttaaaatcaattggcatGAATATTCTATGTTCATCGCCTTTCCACAAGCCATCTATGGATGATGATACTGTGAGACCCTTTTCAAAGTTTGAAACTGGTGCACCTCATGCATTTGAGCCTTCTGTGAAGTCTTCACTTTCTCCTAATGCTTCGATGGACCAGCAGAGAGCAATAGTTGAGGGGAATAGCATACAGAGAAAACATGAATTTTATTCTCCTAATCAGAATGAGGATTTTTCTGCTTTGGAACAG CATATTGAAGATTTGACACAAGACAAGTTCTCTTTGCAACATGTACTCGAGGCTTCACATGCTTTAGCAGAgtcattggctgctgaaaatTCTTCTTTGACAGAGAGTTATAACCAACAG AGAAGCATTGTCGATCAACTAAAATCTGACTTGGAAAATATACAGGAGGAAATCAATCACCAGCTG GTGGAACTTGATGCAGTCAGAAATGAATATGCAAATGCACAGTTAGAATGTAATGCAGCCGATGAACATTCCAAGCTATTGGCATCCGAAATTATTGGATTAGAGAAGAAG GCACTAAGACTAAGGTCCAGTGAGCTAAAGCTGGAGACTCAAATGGAGAACGCACAAGCTGAAATCTCTTCATACAA GAAAAAGATGGCCAGCCTAGAAAAAGATCGTTCAGATTTGCAGTCAACTATCAATGCTCTTCAGGAAG
- the LOC126596160 gene encoding protein BLISTER-like isoform X9: MSEVKLHGAWPSPFSCRVIWALKLKGIPYDNIEEDLPNNKSPQLLKYNPVHKKIPVLVHGEKPICESMVIVEYIEETWPQKPLLPTDPYERATARFWVKFAEDKGPAIWMVFRTTGEEQEKAKKDSLEMLRTIEDHAAGTLGKKKFFGGDNIGIVDIAFGGIAHWFGVIEDVVEVRLFEAKEFPRLYAWTNDFKQVPAIKENLPDRHKLLLLFKQVLPNSRKQDLLEAGKHRLEEFQKKKAAERAKKASSTSQINASEVRTNEKQSLETELVRVTVSDGAEKISPQNSVSALLPSEARFVSTASGGPTPSSLYEDLVAPSTSISGLASEVGKNICGSNEDFSDSPTFEFGKGKLSSFGSNFSNGQSAPVQTYESMGFGSDSRCSSNHASLYSVTAETNSRRSCPSFLDYLNVSKTCSGTVSQQAEPEESFMSNNLKSIGMNILCSSPFHKPSMDDDTVRPFSKFETGAPHAFEPSVKSSLSPNASMDQQRAIVEGNSIQRKHEFYSPNQNEDFSALEQHIEDLTQDKFSLQHVLEASHALAESLAAENSSLTESYNQQRSIVDQLKSDLENIQEEINHQLVELDAVRNEYANAQLECNAADEHSKLLASEIIGLEKKALRLRSSELKLETQMENAQAEISSYKKKMASLEKDRSDLQSTINALQEGFVKQRKEK; this comes from the exons ATGTCTGAAGTGAAGCTACATGGAGCATGGCCTAGTCCTTTTAGTTGCAGGGTGATATGGGCTTTGAAGCTGAAAGGCATACCATATGATAACATAGAGGAAGATCTTCCCAACAACAAAAGTCCTCAACTTCTCAAGTACAATCCAGTTCACAAGAAAATCCCAGTGCTCGTCCATGGCGAAAAGCCGATCTGTGAGTCCATGGTCATCGTAGAATACATAGAAGAAACATGGCCACAGAAACCATTGTTGCCCACTGACCCTTATGAGAGAGCAACGGCTCGCTTCTGGGTTAAGTTTGCTGAAGACAAG GGCCCTGCGATTTGGATGGTCTTCCGAACCACCGGCGAAGAGCAAGAGAAGGCCAAGAAAGATAGCTTAGAGATGCTGAGAACTATAGAAGATCACGCAGCTGGTACTCTTGGAAAAAAGAAGTTTTTCGGCGGAGACAACATTGGAATAGTGGACATTGCCTTTGGAGGAATTGCTCATTGGTTTGGAGTCATCGAAGACGTGGTTGAGGTGAGGTTATTCGAGGCCAAAGAATTTCCTCGTTTGTACGCATGGACTAACGACTTCAAACAAGTGCCTGCAATCAAAGAAAATCTTCCCGATCGTCATAAATTGTTGCTCCTCTTCAAGCAG GTATTGCCCAACTCGCGAAAGCAGGATCTTTTGGAAGCTGGCAAGCACCGG CTAGAGGAGTTTCAGAAGAAAAAAGCAGCAGAGAGAGCTAAGAAGGCTTCATCCACTAGCCAAATCAATGCCTCTGAAGTTAGGACAAATGAGAAACAGTCTCTAGAAACTGAACTTGTACGAGTTACAGTCTCTGATGGTGCTG AAAAAATCTCACCTCAGAACTCTGTCAGCGCATTGCTACCAAGTGAGGCCAGGTTTGTCAGCACGGCATCTGGTGGCCCTACACCATCTTCACTTTATGAAG ACTTGGTTGCACCCAGTACCAGCATAAGTGGGTTAGCTTCTGAAGTTGGTAAAAACATCTGTGGTAGTAATGAGGACTTTAGTGATTCTCCAACTTTTGAATTTGGGAAAGGAAAGCTTAGCAGCTTCGGCAGTAACTTTTCTAATGGGCAGAGTGCACCAGTCCAAACATATGAATCTATGGGTTTTGGATCTGATTCCAGATGTTCCTCCAATCATGCATCATTGTATTCAGTTACAGCTGAAACTAATTCTCGGAGATCTTGTCCATCCTTCCTTGATTATCTTAATGTATCTAAAACTTGTTCAGGCACTGTTTCTCAACAAGCTGAACCGGAAGAGTCATTTATGTCCAACaatttaaaatcaattggcatGAATATTCTATGTTCATCGCCTTTCCACAAGCCATCTATGGATGATGATACTGTGAGACCCTTTTCAAAGTTTGAAACTGGTGCACCTCATGCATTTGAGCCTTCTGTGAAGTCTTCACTTTCTCCTAATGCTTCGATGGACCAGCAGAGAGCAATAGTTGAGGGGAATAGCATACAGAGAAAACATGAATTTTATTCTCCTAATCAGAATGAGGATTTTTCTGCTTTGGAACAG CATATTGAAGATTTGACACAAGACAAGTTCTCTTTGCAACATGTACTCGAGGCTTCACATGCTTTAGCAGAgtcattggctgctgaaaatTCTTCTTTGACAGAGAGTTATAACCAACAG AGAAGCATTGTCGATCAACTAAAATCTGACTTGGAAAATATACAGGAGGAAATCAATCACCAGCTG GTGGAACTTGATGCAGTCAGAAATGAATATGCAAATGCACAGTTAGAATGTAATGCAGCCGATGAACATTCCAAGCTATTGGCATCCGAAATTATTGGATTAGAGAAGAAG GCACTAAGACTAAGGTCCAGTGAGCTAAAGCTGGAGACTCAAATGGAGAACGCACAAGCTGAAATCTCTTCATACAA GAAAAAGATGGCCAGCCTAGAAAAAGATCGTTCAGATTTGCAGTCAACTATCAATGCTCTTCAGGAAG
- the LOC126596160 gene encoding protein BLISTER-like isoform X1: MSEVKLHGAWPSPFSCRVIWALKLKGIPYDNIEEDLPNNKSPQLLKYNPVHKKIPVLVHGEKPICESMVIVEYIEETWPQKPLLPTDPYERATARFWVKFAEDKGPAIWMVFRTTGEEQEKAKKDSLEMLRTIEDHAAGTLGKKKFFGGDNIGIVDIAFGGIAHWFGVIEDVVEVRLFEAKEFPRLYAWTNDFKQVPAIKENLPDRHKLLLLFKQVLPNSRKQDLLEAGKHRLEEFQKKKAAERAKKASSTSQINASEVRTNEKQSLETELVRVTVSDGAEKISPQNSVSALLPSEARFVSTASGGPTPSSLYEDLVAPSTSISGLASEVGKNICGSNEDFSDSPTFEFGKGKLSSFGSNFSNGQSAPVQTYESMGFGSDSRCSSNHASLYSVTAETNSRRSCPSFLDYLNVSKTCSGTVSQQAEPEESFMSNNLKSIGMNILCSSPFHKPSMDDDTVRPFSKFETGAPHAFEPSVKSSLSPNASMDQQRAIVEGNSIQRKHEFYSPNQNEDFSALEQHIEDLTQDKFSLQHVLEASHALAESLAAENSSLTESYNQQRSIVDQLKSDLENIQEEINHQLVELDAVRNEYANAQLECNAADEHSKLLASEIIGLEKKALRLRSSELKLETQMENAQAEISSYKKKMASLEKDRSDLQSTINALQEVSNGERRVDRVFGIGVISMFQAEVVERVLGWIMKLFPGGPSKRRTSKLL; encoded by the exons ATGTCTGAAGTGAAGCTACATGGAGCATGGCCTAGTCCTTTTAGTTGCAGGGTGATATGGGCTTTGAAGCTGAAAGGCATACCATATGATAACATAGAGGAAGATCTTCCCAACAACAAAAGTCCTCAACTTCTCAAGTACAATCCAGTTCACAAGAAAATCCCAGTGCTCGTCCATGGCGAAAAGCCGATCTGTGAGTCCATGGTCATCGTAGAATACATAGAAGAAACATGGCCACAGAAACCATTGTTGCCCACTGACCCTTATGAGAGAGCAACGGCTCGCTTCTGGGTTAAGTTTGCTGAAGACAAG GGCCCTGCGATTTGGATGGTCTTCCGAACCACCGGCGAAGAGCAAGAGAAGGCCAAGAAAGATAGCTTAGAGATGCTGAGAACTATAGAAGATCACGCAGCTGGTACTCTTGGAAAAAAGAAGTTTTTCGGCGGAGACAACATTGGAATAGTGGACATTGCCTTTGGAGGAATTGCTCATTGGTTTGGAGTCATCGAAGACGTGGTTGAGGTGAGGTTATTCGAGGCCAAAGAATTTCCTCGTTTGTACGCATGGACTAACGACTTCAAACAAGTGCCTGCAATCAAAGAAAATCTTCCCGATCGTCATAAATTGTTGCTCCTCTTCAAGCAG GTATTGCCCAACTCGCGAAAGCAGGATCTTTTGGAAGCTGGCAAGCACCGG CTAGAGGAGTTTCAGAAGAAAAAAGCAGCAGAGAGAGCTAAGAAGGCTTCATCCACTAGCCAAATCAATGCCTCTGAAGTTAGGACAAATGAGAAACAGTCTCTAGAAACTGAACTTGTACGAGTTACAGTCTCTGATGGTGCTG AAAAAATCTCACCTCAGAACTCTGTCAGCGCATTGCTACCAAGTGAGGCCAGGTTTGTCAGCACGGCATCTGGTGGCCCTACACCATCTTCACTTTATGAAG ACTTGGTTGCACCCAGTACCAGCATAAGTGGGTTAGCTTCTGAAGTTGGTAAAAACATCTGTGGTAGTAATGAGGACTTTAGTGATTCTCCAACTTTTGAATTTGGGAAAGGAAAGCTTAGCAGCTTCGGCAGTAACTTTTCTAATGGGCAGAGTGCACCAGTCCAAACATATGAATCTATGGGTTTTGGATCTGATTCCAGATGTTCCTCCAATCATGCATCATTGTATTCAGTTACAGCTGAAACTAATTCTCGGAGATCTTGTCCATCCTTCCTTGATTATCTTAATGTATCTAAAACTTGTTCAGGCACTGTTTCTCAACAAGCTGAACCGGAAGAGTCATTTATGTCCAACaatttaaaatcaattggcatGAATATTCTATGTTCATCGCCTTTCCACAAGCCATCTATGGATGATGATACTGTGAGACCCTTTTCAAAGTTTGAAACTGGTGCACCTCATGCATTTGAGCCTTCTGTGAAGTCTTCACTTTCTCCTAATGCTTCGATGGACCAGCAGAGAGCAATAGTTGAGGGGAATAGCATACAGAGAAAACATGAATTTTATTCTCCTAATCAGAATGAGGATTTTTCTGCTTTGGAACAG CATATTGAAGATTTGACACAAGACAAGTTCTCTTTGCAACATGTACTCGAGGCTTCACATGCTTTAGCAGAgtcattggctgctgaaaatTCTTCTTTGACAGAGAGTTATAACCAACAG AGAAGCATTGTCGATCAACTAAAATCTGACTTGGAAAATATACAGGAGGAAATCAATCACCAGCTG GTGGAACTTGATGCAGTCAGAAATGAATATGCAAATGCACAGTTAGAATGTAATGCAGCCGATGAACATTCCAAGCTATTGGCATCCGAAATTATTGGATTAGAGAAGAAG GCACTAAGACTAAGGTCCAGTGAGCTAAAGCTGGAGACTCAAATGGAGAACGCACAAGCTGAAATCTCTTCATACAA GAAAAAGATGGCCAGCCTAGAAAAAGATCGTTCAGATTTGCAGTCAACTATCAATGCTCTTCAGGAAG